From Nicotiana tabacum cultivar K326 chromosome 22, ASM71507v2, whole genome shotgun sequence, one genomic window encodes:
- the LOC142175755 gene encoding uncharacterized protein LOC142175755: MSILCTVDTPTGRTLAFGTVPMTIHEMGDGYSWSTAIRSRKEDYILTVPSEHYGQAESTNKVISQNLKKRLETAKGKWPEELPGVLWAYRTTVKLSTVETYFSLVYGAEALILVELGEPTLMFSRVNEEANNEALLVKLDLLDECKDLAYVRMVAQNQRMERYYNWMANLHYFKVGDLVLRKVTQSSREINAWKLGLTWEGPYRVSAVIGDEVHNTPL, translated from the exons ATGTCAATTCTATGCACAGTTGATACACCAACCGGCAGAACTCTTGCATTCGGTACTGTCCCCAtgaccattcatgaaatgggggatggatatagttGGTCCACTGCCATCAGGTCCCGGAAAG agGATTACATCCTCACTGTACCATCCGAGCACTATGGACAGGCGGAGTCAACCAATAAGGTGATTagccaaaacctcaaaaagaggttagaaACTGctaaaggcaaatggcccgaagagtTACCGGGTGTACTATGGGCATATCGGACGACGGTAAAATTAAGTACGGTAGAGACGTATTTCTCTCTCGTATATGGCGCGGAAGCTTTAATACTAGTGGAACTAGGGGAGCCAACTTTGATGTTTTCTCGAGTAAATGAAGAAGCAAACAATGAGGCATTGCTGGTAAAGCTAGATCTGCTCGATGAATGCAAGGACTTGGCATACGTGAGGATGGTGGCTCAAAACCAAAGGATGGAAAGATACTACAATTGGATGGCCAATCTCCACtacttcaaagtaggagacttggttttgagGAAGGTGACTCAAAGCTCTCGAGAAATCAACGCTTGGAAGCTGGGTCTAACTTGGGAAGGTCCTTACCGAGTCTCAGCTGTCATCGGTGATGAAGTCCACAACACACCTCTATAG